The DNA region accCCAATTGGAGAATCGACACTTTAATTCAGtgtgggaaaattgtatataatagcaaactattaattcaaattaaatatcataaccacagtttgatttaattattgttCCCCATAGTAAATTGTTgctatttcgcctctctccctggtGAATTTCGCTCACCACTCTCGgcagtctctccctcgcctctctcacttttatacaaacacaaatgtataaaatgcatttgtgtttgtataaagcgagagaaaattgtatatatacatatattttcgttcctctctctcccctctcccagatctcgctcgccactctccagatctcactcgccaatctctccctcgcctctctcactttatacaaatagaaatgtataaattgtgtttctgtttgtataaagcaagagaaagttgtatatacacatgcaaatacatatatcttcgtcctatacacttataattatacaaagtTCAACTTTGGCAACAAGGGTTACCTGACATTTGAGCATATAACTTGGGCACCATATCAGAGGAAGTTGATTGATGTTAGCCTTTTGGTGCCCGAAGAGATCCAATGGTTGAACGACTACCACTCTAAATGCTCGGAAATCCTCTCTCCTTATTTGAATCAATCTGAGATGGAATGGTTGAAGAATGCTACTGCACCCATTGCAGCTTGAGATGTTCAGTGCTCTTACCCTTTATTGAATAAAGTTTGTAAAATTCGCATCCACACTGTTCAAAACCTATACTTCTTATTATACGTATTACTGCATTTGGAGATGGTGGTCCTGGGAAAAAAGAAagggttttatttaaaaaaataaaaaataaaataaaattacacaatacaaatattctcctgcccagttctcttttgtctttctctctttctcgctttatacaaacacaaattatacaattgattcttttgtatatgtataccgaaacagattatacaattgcttcttttgtatatatgtatagcgaaatagctagcttcttttgtatatatgcaTAGAGAAAtagccatagcaaacataaagtttgctatggagcgcaattatgcaaactatagttgtagcatacaaatatgatttttgtgtttgctatatgtaaaagttgctcattaattaattgctAGTTAATTTCTACCataaaattttcttctttttcattatatttattgtattCTCTTCAATAATAAAATGAGCAATAAGCAAATTGATAATATTATAGGCCTGGTGGACTAATTTGACCTtcaatatcatatcatatatagaAGTAGCACCTGAATCATATCCCAACACCAACTCTAATTAAGGAGGCTAGATTGTATTCTCCTAAAAATTCAGATAACAACTACTCCCTCTCtccattattttctttgtccGTATCAACTTGGTATACCTTTAAGAAGCAAATCaaacaattaaacaaaatgataattttattatactATCATTTTTTGAATATACTCATAAGTTAAATACTTTGAGAAAtgctttgaaaaataattatagttaATAAGAAGAATACATTAGAAATTAAgcgatagttttttttttttaatttttttaaaaattgaacaagtaaaagtaaataTCTATTTTTGGTATATATAGTGGATGAAAGAAGTACTAATGAAACTATATACTATAATTTTGAAGAAAGGAGATAATTTTGCTACATTCTAACCAAGTTCaattaatacaaatttcattGTACAAAATGagtataaacaaattaaaagagacATAAAACGTATTATTCAAACATAGTTGTTGATCTAATTTGTCACATATCTTCTCTTCATCAATATTTTGAAAGATTTTTCGATGAGACACGTTATGGCCATGGGCCATTAATTGATTAATATTGAATTAACGtaccatataaataataattaatgaatgaGCCAATAATAAACTAGACCAAAGGAAAGTATCCACTCTATTCTTTAATGAACTAATAAAGACCTTCATCAATTATGATCAATGTTATCCAATGGTTACCATcattatatataacttaattacTTGCATGTTGTTAACGGTGATATGAGATTTTTTCTAGATATAGTCCACGTTGAGTTGTTAttcatctttttatattttgactttttctctaaatttggagttggtagttgctcataatattattaagggaaaaaggataaatatatctccgtactatcgtaaatggtatgcagataccctcagTCATAATGTTGGGACATTGGTGCTCCTGCCGTCAAAAAACTAGAACATATATGTCCTTCACTCTAAttgaagactaaatagggacacgtggcacaatcttatccatcaatccgatatttaataaatatccaGGCGGTGAATAAGAtaatgacacgtgtatgtccgttaatataaagggtatatatgctctagtttttgaacGGCATGGacatcaatgtcccaaaaaaGTATAACGAGGATATCTTCATACTATTTACTATAGTTCGGATGTATATTTGACCGTTTCCCTATTattaataaatcaattttagtttattttaatctcttgatttttcacCTAGAGGAGGTTTTTggtactaattaattaaattcgtaATGCAATTCACCGCTCCATCGAAAATAGCTAGTATTGAAACTATATCAAGTTCTTATTTACTCCAAAGGgtaatttagaaattaaaagagttatttttattttcgtaATTAATTAATCGATTTGTAAAATTATAACCAAATATTTTTGAATaggaattatttttaattttttaaggtgatagatttaatatataaaaaatattagttgattgtaatttatttattttgatagaattcaTCCAGTCAGGCTTTCACCTCAGGTGGTGGTTGTGGAGAGTTTATTTTGCCAAGTCAAAACTGATAGTCTTTTAATTATAAGACTGACGACCCACTCAAATTTGTAATAACTGATTACCAATTACTATTTACTTTGTCTGAACATTTCGTGCATGTATTGATTCAACGtaccagaaaattaaaaattgttttcttAACTAGAAATTGTCAAAAGTGTGGCTCATTCTTGTGAGAGTTGCCAAACCTACAACTGTTGTCGTGTTACTGTAGTCAAcagtaataattttttcatctatAAATACAGCCTTCATTTTAGTCTCATAATCACAAAATCATAAACACAACAAACAAGTGTACAACTTCATAGACTCTATATACGGACGATATCTGCTTTTGACTGATAGAAAGCATCTCTTTTGTCCCTCCTGACCGAACTCgccaaaaaaatcacaatagaAAAAGTTCTTTTTGCCGGGAAATGGCTTCAAGTTATAGCTTGGTGTTTCTTCATGTGTTAGTCATGTTTTGTCTAGCAAACATCGCTTTTTCGGATTTATCAGATGATTTCTATGATGATATTTGTCCCCAAGCTTTACCAACCATTAGAAGGGTTGTTGAGGATGCAGTCAGCCAAGAGAGGCGAATGGGCGCCTCTTTGCTACGATTACATTTTCATGATTGTTTCGTTAACGTCAGTTTAATTTCTTTCTCTCCTACCTAGTTAAATTTTTGGTACTTTGGTAATTGCTTGAGTTGTCGTTACTAATGTATATCTTGTGTAATAAATGCAGGGTTGTGACGCTTCCATTCTTCTTGATCAAACGGCTACTATTGACAGTGAAAAAACTGCTCGTCCTAATAACAATTCTGCTAGAGGATTTGAGGTGATCGATAGAATTAAATCAGAGGTTGATAAAGTTTGTGGACGTCCAGTTGTATCTTGTGCGGACATCTTGGCTGTTGCAGCTCGTGACTCCGTAGTTGCGGTGCGTATTACTCATTTTTTCCACTAATATAGGAGTATAAGCTAAAGTTAATTTAGTGAACTAATATTTTGTTACATTATTGACACATACAGTTACATGGACCAACATGGGAAGTGGAACTAGGAAGAAGGGATTCGACTACAGCAAGTAGAACCACTGCTGATAATGACATTCCAACTCCATTGATGGACTTACCTGCACTTATCGACAACTTTAAGAAGCAAGGTTTGGATGAGGAGGACCTCGTTGCTCTCTCCGGTGCCCACACTCTAGGGTTTGCTCAGTGTTCCACCTTTAGGAATCGCATCTACAATGAGATTAACAACATCGACTCCACCTTTTCAAGTCAACGTCAAGCAAATTGTCCGCGTAGTGGTGGTGATTCCAATCTTGCTTCCCTTGATCCTACATCTGCTATTTTCGACTCCAAATATTTCAGTAACTTGGTTTCCAAGAAAGGGCTTTTGCATTCTGATCAAGCACTCTTTAGTGGAGGAGAGACTGATGAGCTTGTTAAAACCTATAGTACGAACCTAAGGACTTTTTCGAAAGATTTTGCTAAGTCTATGATTAAGATGGGTAATATCAAACTATTGACCGGAAATCAAGGTCAGATTCGTGTCGACTGCAGGAAAGTGAACTAAGCACGTGCTTCTTgtaaagtatttaaaaaaattgattacttTTCAATTGTGTTGTGATTTTAATTCATTTGTAACCTTTGTTACGTTAATTGTTCGGCCATTAattttccaagaaattggatCTTGTTGTTTTCATGTGGCGAGTGAACAAAGATAGTAATATTTTGAATGAATGGACTCCTCTTTTCGTTTTTAATAATTAGATTGATTATCTTCCGAGTTGTTTGATAAGTAGattacaaaattaataattaatttgaataagctatctcttctcttcttctctgtGGACTGTGGTTAAGAGGCATGttaaagtaatttaatttagacgtttaaattttaaatttgataagCATCACTTATCTAAATATGCACTTGAGAAACTAAATAAAATGTTTAATAAGTCAGTTTTGATTGGAGGCCATTGAGAGGTGAGTGgtaatttcaaatttgtttgtctaaagtttgaatcttgtaaatatttcatttggGGTTCACTATCTTCATAATTATTTGACAAGTATATTATAAAACAAACTATTTACATAAGttatcaaaaaatatcaaaactatggggtgtttggtatgaaggaaaatatttttctagaaaagtgaatttctaacttattttctcatatttggttggtgagtagaaaatattttttagtatttggttggtgaatgaaaaacattttctaaaaaaattacttcctctgtcccaatttatatgacttactttcctttttagtccgtcccaaaaagaatgacacacttctatataaagtaacaatttaactataaaatatctattttacccttaatgaaatgatttacgaccacacaaatttctatcattcattttagaatttagaccacaaattttaaaagtgcATCTTATAATTACATCCAGATCGAATTGGATGTGCATCTTATAATTTCATCCAGCAAAAAGTCACACATGATGTACCATTGAGTTCAATGGAGTACTCTAGCAAAAGTAGTCTAGAACAGGCTCTGGAATTATCTACAATTAATTAGTTTagctgataaaaaaaaattaattttgtcaagTTTAATCTGTTTTTAGcaaatcattaataacaataatatgcttcattttatcctttattgaataaaattaggactaataattaatatcttcctttttcataaattttattttgaattgttgaGGTTGTGATCTTTTTCACAAgagtaatttgaagaaaaagtagcATAGAAATAGAAACAACTGAAAAAATAGGTTAAAGATTTAATAATACAGAAGCATAATTTTCGTTAATATAAACCTAAgtaattgatataaaaaaatagataaagaccgaattatttgataaatttttaaatatttaaaggaCTAAAACTAATAAGTGTATAATTAAGGAGCAaaatttatgacattttctcTGGCGAGTTCAATTTAGTACAGTTTTTCATCAGTCTCATTTTCCAATTAATATATGTTCATGCATGCAGAAACGTGATACTATTAAAACCTTGATTAATACGTTGACAAAATTAAAGATACACCAAACATATTATTCAAACATAGTTGTTGATCTACTGATTGCATAATTTtttcaacatatatttttttaaaaatagttttggTGAGTGCGGTACGGCAGGGTGCCATATGATTGATTACTATTGAATTaacttataaataattaatgaatgaTCCAATAAAAACGAACTCTGATAATTATCAGTCAACTATTCTTGATTATCTTTTGTTTTGTCTTAGAGAAGCTAAGTtgaccttttctttttcaaatctaGAGTTGGTAGTTTCttgtaatataatattagtattaattaatgTGCAAAACTCTTTTATTACTCTTTCGAATTGTATGACTATATATCTCATGGGAGCTTAGGTTATCCGAAAGAGAGcatatttatttgatcaacACACCACTTGGCTCACATGCCGGCCTTATTTTTTGGACAGTGGGTAGCGATGCCTGCTCTGATATCATACTGACAATAGTTGATTATATCATCTATAAAACATATGTATATTTActtcattaattatatatgtctTTAACAATTTCCTCATATAATATCAGTCTAAATAACCATTCTCATGAAGTAAATCTTTTcgctatatatatatccttgtAGAAAGTGGTTCTTAGGTTGTGTTCGGtataaaggaaaatgtttttagaGAATAAGTGAATTTTCtacttattttttagtgtttagtatAGATAagcataaaaaattatattatcctaaaaacatttatataaaTTCAGAAAACTACTACAAGAGGTCATGTGTTGCAAAGGTAAGGCTCACATCCACTCCATTTATGTAACCATAATTATCAATACATAGGGTGGGGTCAAAGGCAAACCCCCATCACCTTCGAGTGTTCATAACTCAGGGTGAAACAACTTAATATGaaccaaaataagaaaaagaggTGAGGGTAGGGAGGTAGGGGATAATGTGGGGGTAGAAATGAGGTCTGTTGGAGAATGAAAAGGACACAATCTAAGTGAAATGTCACTAGTAAAACTTGTGTTTCCTACTTTCATtagaaaactcatttttttaaaaaaaatattttcttagaaaaaatatttttcaacatattTGACCAACCGAACACACCCTTAGTTTTCAATTGTTTGTTATCTTTAGTTACTAGTTTCTATTCGAGCATTGTTATAAACAGGAAACTCTAGTAGAAAATGTCTTACCCCCTTTTACTGGCCTATTCAATGCAATATATAGATTAATATATGTTTTTCCTAAATAAttgagaatatatttttttttggagggaagaaataattttaaaaattttcaattgGTTTTGCAATATTCCTCCGCAGCCCCCACCCCACCACACACCAACCACACACAAAATCCAGCagataaaatcattaaaaaaatgctTCCGCTACACAAAGTGGAAACTACAACGTACAATTATATaaatgtcaagtcaaaattgatatattttaatctACACATTTCCTAATAAGTAGcaggttatattttattttaattaatcataAAACGAGAGACGCAGCCCCAACTAAATttgcattaaaaataattgatataaattaCATAGTCTGAACATTTCGTGCATGAATTGTCCTCTTAATTAGAAATTGTCAAAGTTGGCTCATTCGTAGACATTTTTATTGACCTATAAATACATCCAGATATTACTCTCATATATCATCACTCATAATCATTAACAA from Solanum stenotomum isolate F172 unplaced genomic scaffold, ASM1918654v1 scaffold5749, whole genome shotgun sequence includes:
- the LOC125852803 gene encoding peroxidase 2-like, coding for MASSYSLVFLHVLVMFCLANIAFSDLSDDFYDDICPQALPTIRRVVEDAVSQERRMGASLLRLHFHDCFVNGCDASILLDQTATIDSEKTARPNNNSARGFEVIDRIKSEVDKVCGRPVVSCADILAVAARDSVVALHGPTWEVELGRRDSTTASRTTADNDIPTPLMDLPALIDNFKKQGLDEEDLVALSGAHTLGFAQCSTFRNRIYNEINNIDSTFSSQRQANCPRSGGDSNLASLDPTSAIFDSKYFSNLVSKKGLLHSDQALFSGGETDELVKTYSTNLRTFSKDFAKSMIKMGNIKLLTGNQGQIRVDCRKVN